A stretch of Patescibacteria group bacterium DNA encodes these proteins:
- a CDS encoding L-threonylcarbamoyladenylate synthase, producing the protein MAVVQLSSIQECVRALQQGGLVVYPTETSYALGADPRSAKGLKAIFEAKSRSKNMPLSLIASSVASAERLVRFSSKAKLLAAQHWPGPLTLVLPAKSLSLARRLGSLDGTVAVRVSSSPVAIALARRIGGAIVATSANKSGAGDSYDARAIEKFFAADDALIFFFSSGRLPRRLPSTIGRVVGDEVTVLRQGSISINF; encoded by the coding sequence ATGGCGGTTGTTCAATTGAGCAGTATACAAGAATGTGTGCGAGCATTGCAGCAGGGTGGCCTTGTTGTTTACCCAACAGAAACAAGCTATGCGCTAGGGGCTGATCCTCGCAGTGCTAAAGGACTAAAGGCCATTTTCGAGGCAAAAAGTCGCTCAAAAAATATGCCTCTCTCACTCATCGCGTCTTCTGTTGCCTCGGCAGAACGCCTGGTTCGTTTTTCGTCGAAAGCAAAATTGTTGGCCGCACAGCATTGGCCGGGGCCACTGACGCTCGTCTTACCAGCAAAATCTTTATCTTTGGCTCGTCGATTGGGTAGCTTAGACGGCACCGTTGCCGTTCGTGTTTCTTCTTCTCCTGTTGCAATAGCACTCGCTCGGCGGATAGGTGGAGCAATCGTCGCGACGAGCGCGAACAAGAGCGGCGCGGGGGACAGTTATGATGCGCGTGCAATTGAAAAGTTCTTTGCCGCAGACGACGCACTTATTTTCTTTTTTTCGAGTGGTCGTTTACCGCGACGGTTGCCTTCGACCATAGGTCGAGTCGTCGGTGATGAAGTCACCGTGCTGCGCCAAGGATCCATTTCAATAAATTTTTAA
- the rsmA gene encoding 16S rRNA (adenine(1518)-N(6)/adenine(1519)-N(6))-dimethyltransferase RsmA, translating to MNASTKAAKNEQHGTTELLRQYGVMPKKKFGQNFLVDDEVYDSIMTAAAVQSSDTILEIGPGVGSLTERLVAKANRVVAVEIDRELVTVLRERFAAVSKLEVCEGDILAKPLKAFNVAAPYRVVANIPYNITAALIRKFLSDDVQPLSMTLLVQREVAERIVAAPGKMSLLGLSAQLYATPVFVRSVPRESFYPPPSVMSAVVHFSLVHSYPFSDVPEAFFWRVAKMGFAGRRKQLQTNIRAGFQLSREACDAIFKKSNIAERARAQELTVLQWHTLSLALQKL from the coding sequence ATGAACGCTAGTACAAAGGCTGCGAAGAACGAACAGCATGGTACGACCGAATTGCTTCGTCAGTATGGCGTCATGCCGAAGAAAAAATTTGGTCAAAATTTTTTGGTTGACGACGAGGTGTATGACAGCATCATGACGGCTGCTGCCGTTCAATCCTCAGACACAATTTTAGAAATTGGCCCCGGTGTTGGATCGCTCACCGAACGACTCGTCGCAAAAGCGAATCGTGTTGTAGCAGTCGAGATTGATAGAGAGCTTGTTACCGTTTTGCGTGAACGGTTTGCGGCGGTCAGTAAACTCGAAGTGTGTGAAGGAGATATTTTGGCAAAGCCTCTGAAGGCGTTTAATGTGGCCGCACCATATCGCGTCGTAGCTAATATTCCGTACAACATCACCGCCGCGCTCATTCGTAAGTTTTTATCAGATGATGTGCAGCCACTATCTATGACGCTTCTTGTGCAGCGAGAGGTTGCCGAACGTATTGTGGCGGCGCCGGGAAAAATGAGCTTGCTCGGCCTCTCCGCCCAACTGTACGCCACCCCAGTTTTTGTTCGGTCAGTGCCACGGGAAAGTTTCTATCCACCGCCAAGTGTCATGAGCGCCGTTGTTCATTTTTCATTGGTACATTCGTATCCTTTCAGCGACGTTCCAGAAGCATTTTTTTGGCGGGTCGCAAAAATGGGTTTTGCCGGTAGAAGAAAGCAGCTACAAACAAATATTCGTGCTGGTTTTCAGCTCTCTCGAGAAGCGTGCGATGCTATTTTTAAAAAAAGTAACATTGCCGAGCGTGCCCGTGCCCAAGAGTTGACCGTTCTACAGTGGCACACGTTGTCACTGGCGCTACAAAAGTTGTAG
- a CDS encoding carbohydrate binding domain-containing protein: MQLGLHNRQKRHRFVGALLALVFLFTGTFGAPQRANAQAIKAFTTSVSDIWTSLQTIGDKAVAAYEKAADIKTEALKESAAVSFRQGVSYFLNKIASDTAVWIASGGKGQKPLFITQGWGSYLTDAAEGAAGAFVDGLITGPVASCQCRDQYGSIEPNTATEEVQCLTTTTINGIPVECQWTPGTKSDSTNTLGLIAQGLCAPDADIQLSINLGLANSGRQRAPKCTFSRIKHNWEQLIREKNFLPTLSQSFNPSQSDLGIALTLQSNLLLEKREAKERAEKERLEAGGYKPVTGGVGDVLKLPGQTVRGIFDGVFKTTTEQNQSPTGTIIGDAVDIFVNTLATNFLKNLISGGFSGNTSSSGGNKPNLSNFEAESATEGVLGAQARLAQELRPRFTVPGRYDVLSQLVSCQNTKNPGPNDCVITDSFRNAVSQRLTVREAVDRGLINADAPFGFVAWDPQSVEPSYNEGIPYRSILILRKYRIVPVGWELAARYIERFQDDSPKRVTLGELLNLYDQPELPGGALNPYYHLVDPSWVLVPPDSFCKLQGSGPQILSQDVLPGVDSDNDGKFTSVGDTAPKVAISRNANYCADEQTCIARDNDGNCKFYGYCTEEKQVWDFGGKSCSPQFSSCTTLKNELSGTTVSYLLNTVDFSPCDASSVGCAMYSATPLSDTVWSTSDVIFLNNQAETCSKDDAGCRKFIRTGAQFLNGLSTNLVRNPGFEVVAEDNSFTGWTANGGAVESVTEAQFSGSRSLKATTLSVLSQSVLTGPLANQTVTLSFEARGAIAGQVLGYTLAAGDAIQTAATLTTEWQHYEVRKTYGATAASSLTLELSVLTGVAIDNVKIQLGAASAYSAYGEGASNSSVYLKRAPAYLSAKTDIDFLASNEQSCRPSAVASDAVDENSERAECQPYARYCTPQEAGCLRYTPTNRTTPVTAVSGSSCPGECVGFDTYTQGKTFFESVKFVDLIPTSGERCSAAAVGCDEFTNLDTTTQGGESREFYQQVRFCELPGRADAGTFYTWEGSDDTGFQLRVFTLKKTDVGVENYFVNDVGDTGVDSAAPCTKIDWSDDGQSATCADTTQTADPAWRTCNENTYQGNPDCRQFYNEAGLVSYRLLSHTISVTDQCRPLRKTTSNTIDCEASNGWWNSALQACLYQAVPGEGRQCNAAVAGCREYRGGTAARYRTILNDTFERGTGNWEGGRLSPVASTVGGHSYEILDRTTRKPVTVSDGSSTAVDGSVTNGATYVVSFSARAQNGDTDSAFVLSFERKSGEVDLLITDSLTNEWQTYQSDPVTISVDPTDPLVGLLITHAGAGRAYVDNVTLRTTSDTHYLIKNSWQTPSACFAPDTGEPYLGCQSYRVSDGSERSVWEFGGACHDKVVGCEAVIDTQNTTIGEVAPFAKTFAEDSETIITVPEDSLDYIVNDPAKTCKVSAQGCELLGKANLSTASASPTLPLALAVLRCHTQRNSCVSDLRIRLVAAGYDKDLLTTPGIDENLVAKFDSNVLGAKDALLILRNSVGLGDPNISTWTTGAVLNNPDTYDSILCRIDELQCSAFTDSGGSTYYFKDPGSQICEYRTDKPIAGWYVKGTISLTPDCNASQNDPDVNIHIAGGTAPSPQSGFTGVCPAQQNSCREFIDPRSDGSANILYNGEFILKTDDKPVRWKETVPGDIADVEGGVKIMEGGLEQERVALRTRTLYVLSAEVKAVNAAATKTAGYVGIDCGVGEVFTASDIPYAFAVPRSTETFERFSTQFYVSGDDQGDCTVSVGLAASLLPRDKSEFTTNSGVIVRAISLREAGLHYELANGVSQKDCAGTVNNANCVLVGVQQDFTQKGITANFDADTSPTSTKVPNSDSRGEYVCITAESRCVGTDRACTNDSDCQLQKDATFIASVQPGRECGAWLSCRTARTVVKGGVTNNVCLEVEGCQELDDKGNCIRRAPDVIDTDLTYTAATVDLLRNRSGYSKVGFDWTTDPLKKKVIQGYLAPGMMSQIGQLAGNFNGTFESASIVGEPFGWVGWGQGQNMLVIGDPLAAQDAGISYPAEGKNVLEVNANHADPDANHADPDDDYVLNDASTNLSRFIPVTPNTEYVLSALVNTRQFTGESSEVRVFEYNGIAETIPNATGDKFSALLNLGRGTEWTIRTDKFTTASTTSYVRLQLSWVPQAGKPETSGFWYIDDIKLQPALEYQKNEFYNPNDLAGSRVAPDFPPLAYERGLETLDYKYASQSCRLYPQADALSCSYFDDNGLKQRGKLGYCLEWDTQNKNYCIQWWPVDNVIGEDSEEDRAGYDGPVPLYQCIETYDGFLPATSNNFYGVYYNGKHSSIKIEDPWESYQIEADSTVVIDLFKSGFDGLPNVSSGGITDKPGTCNRDGGDITGCEIAIRILKASDDEDECAEVYVGNKMGQVVNGDDSEDGDVKVRAAEVTRVTTRKSAAFLDLADLGPENSKRNYRYLKISTIDTGCDQSEIRLWVRPNFACTAVLRTVDEDGTNKAYASRVTSGATYPFSFPGGLTYGYSTDSPPFGSAVPPAPAGDPTQWDTNTEAGKQALFAMPKQVNTSNKELARAGGPYSCLSIGSVQPFVAEGEPWTWGGTVSIRQPACASYLGVPGVVGGRNEAVKLLQNLFVKSYGMWEWKNEAYTPATGAILTVPDERCKNNVRPEPDDPDAADACFVYPGIPKAVLDTTTVKDVGVVGIRFTAVADSDQEPIVQYIVDWRDGSKTTQTGLRLSSRSEIAQAISLTHNYSFDQISQCKENGDCGDVGGTGTDSNPFTVKPQVQILDNWGFCSGSTLGSGDSLSTGGCTGSWKETENEVEITR; the protein is encoded by the coding sequence ATGCAGTTAGGATTACATAATCGGCAAAAGCGTCATCGGTTCGTGGGTGCACTACTCGCGCTTGTGTTTTTATTTACTGGCACGTTTGGAGCGCCGCAACGGGCGAATGCGCAAGCCATCAAGGCCTTTACGACATCGGTTAGTGACATTTGGACTTCACTCCAAACTATTGGAGACAAAGCGGTGGCGGCGTACGAGAAAGCAGCAGATATAAAAACAGAAGCACTGAAAGAGTCGGCCGCGGTGAGCTTTCGTCAGGGCGTTAGTTATTTTTTAAATAAGATTGCCAGTGACACAGCCGTGTGGATTGCCAGCGGTGGGAAAGGGCAAAAGCCACTCTTTATTACGCAGGGGTGGGGTTCCTATTTGACCGATGCCGCAGAAGGGGCGGCCGGTGCTTTTGTTGATGGACTCATCACCGGCCCAGTGGCAAGTTGCCAATGTCGTGATCAATACGGCTCAATCGAACCAAATACGGCGACCGAGGAGGTGCAGTGTTTGACTACAACTACCATAAACGGAATTCCTGTTGAGTGTCAGTGGACCCCTGGTACGAAATCAGATTCAACAAATACGTTGGGACTTATTGCCCAAGGGTTATGTGCACCAGATGCTGATATTCAACTTTCCATTAATTTAGGGTTAGCGAATTCCGGTCGACAGCGTGCCCCGAAGTGCACCTTTAGTCGCATTAAGCATAACTGGGAGCAATTAATTCGAGAGAAAAACTTTCTACCAACGCTTTCTCAGAGTTTTAACCCCAGTCAAAGCGACCTCGGCATTGCGTTGACACTGCAGTCAAATCTGTTGCTTGAAAAAAGAGAAGCCAAAGAGCGGGCAGAAAAAGAGCGACTTGAAGCTGGTGGGTATAAGCCAGTAACGGGCGGCGTAGGGGATGTTTTGAAGTTACCTGGTCAGACGGTGCGAGGTATTTTTGACGGTGTTTTTAAAACGACAACTGAGCAGAATCAATCGCCGACCGGCACCATTATTGGTGATGCTGTTGATATTTTTGTGAATACATTGGCCACTAACTTCTTGAAAAATCTTATCAGCGGTGGATTTAGTGGTAATACTTCTTCGAGCGGTGGGAATAAACCTAATTTGAGTAATTTTGAAGCCGAATCCGCCACTGAAGGGGTTCTTGGCGCGCAAGCTCGACTGGCGCAAGAGCTTCGTCCACGGTTTACTGTTCCTGGTCGGTATGACGTGTTGTCACAGCTCGTGAGTTGTCAGAATACAAAAAATCCAGGGCCGAATGATTGCGTCATTACTGATAGCTTTCGGAACGCCGTGTCGCAGCGCCTTACCGTTCGTGAAGCTGTTGATCGCGGACTCATTAACGCAGACGCACCGTTTGGATTTGTTGCGTGGGATCCACAATCAGTTGAGCCAAGTTACAATGAAGGGATACCGTATCGTTCAATTCTTATTCTACGAAAATATAGGATTGTACCAGTCGGGTGGGAGTTAGCCGCCCGCTACATTGAACGTTTTCAAGATGATTCCCCAAAACGAGTTACGCTTGGTGAGTTACTGAACCTTTACGATCAACCAGAGCTGCCGGGTGGAGCATTGAACCCATACTATCATTTAGTCGATCCGTCATGGGTGCTCGTGCCACCGGATTCGTTTTGCAAGTTGCAAGGTTCTGGTCCACAAATTCTAAGCCAGGATGTTTTGCCCGGTGTGGACTCTGACAATGATGGCAAGTTCACTTCAGTTGGTGATACCGCCCCCAAAGTCGCGATTTCTCGAAATGCAAATTACTGTGCCGATGAACAGACCTGCATCGCTCGAGATAATGATGGGAACTGTAAGTTCTACGGGTATTGTACCGAAGAAAAACAAGTTTGGGATTTTGGTGGGAAGAGCTGTTCACCTCAGTTTTCAAGTTGTACCACATTAAAAAATGAACTCAGCGGTACTACCGTCTCCTATCTCCTCAATACGGTTGATTTTTCTCCATGTGACGCTAGTTCCGTTGGTTGTGCCATGTATAGTGCAACACCATTGTCTGATACAGTCTGGAGCACGAGTGATGTCATATTCCTGAATAACCAAGCAGAAACGTGCAGTAAAGATGACGCGGGGTGCCGAAAGTTTATTCGTACCGGCGCGCAATTTCTAAATGGGTTAAGCACAAATTTAGTTCGTAATCCTGGATTTGAAGTGGTTGCAGAGGACAACAGCTTTACCGGATGGACCGCAAATGGCGGCGCCGTGGAGTCGGTCACCGAAGCGCAATTTAGTGGGAGCCGGTCACTCAAGGCAACAACACTTAGCGTGCTATCGCAGTCAGTTCTCACTGGGCCACTAGCCAATCAAACCGTTACGCTTTCATTTGAAGCTCGTGGAGCCATTGCTGGTCAAGTTCTTGGTTATACCCTTGCGGCAGGTGATGCCATACAGACAGCCGCTACCCTTACCACCGAGTGGCAGCACTATGAGGTGCGGAAAACCTATGGTGCCACAGCTGCTTCATCACTTACGCTGGAGCTGTCAGTCCTTACTGGTGTCGCAATTGACAATGTAAAGATTCAGCTTGGTGCCGCGTCGGCGTATTCAGCATATGGCGAAGGGGCAAGTAATAGTTCGGTGTATTTAAAACGAGCACCGGCGTACCTCTCTGCGAAGACTGACATCGACTTTCTTGCAAGTAACGAACAGAGTTGTCGGCCCTCGGCGGTGGCTAGTGATGCCGTAGATGAGAATAGTGAACGGGCGGAATGTCAGCCGTATGCCCGCTACTGCACACCGCAGGAAGCTGGTTGTCTGCGCTATACGCCCACCAATCGCACAACACCGGTAACGGCCGTGAGTGGTTCTTCGTGCCCGGGCGAGTGTGTTGGCTTTGACACCTACACCCAAGGGAAAACTTTCTTTGAGTCGGTAAAATTTGTTGACCTTATTCCTACCTCGGGAGAGCGTTGTTCAGCCGCCGCGGTTGGTTGTGATGAATTCACAAACTTAGACACAACAACGCAAGGCGGCGAATCGCGCGAGTTCTACCAACAGGTTCGATTCTGTGAATTACCAGGTAGAGCAGATGCCGGGACATTCTACACATGGGAAGGGTCAGACGACACCGGCTTCCAGTTGCGAGTCTTTACTTTAAAGAAAACGGATGTTGGAGTAGAAAATTATTTTGTAAACGATGTCGGTGACACCGGTGTTGACAGCGCCGCGCCGTGTACGAAAATTGATTGGTCCGACGATGGTCAGTCTGCGACCTGTGCTGATACAACGCAAACCGCTGACCCGGCGTGGCGAACCTGCAACGAGAACACCTATCAAGGGAATCCCGATTGTCGACAGTTTTATAATGAAGCTGGTTTAGTGTCGTACCGTTTGCTATCCCACACCATTAGCGTGACGGACCAATGTCGGCCATTACGGAAAACGACGTCCAACACCATAGATTGTGAGGCATCAAATGGTTGGTGGAACAGTGCGTTGCAGGCCTGCTTGTATCAAGCCGTGCCAGGTGAAGGTCGGCAGTGTAATGCGGCGGTTGCTGGCTGCCGTGAGTATCGAGGCGGCACAGCCGCTCGATATCGAACTATTTTAAATGACACCTTTGAGCGTGGCACTGGAAACTGGGAGGGTGGACGATTAAGCCCGGTGGCCAGTACAGTCGGCGGACATTCGTATGAAATACTTGATCGCACTACCCGTAAACCAGTAACGGTTTCTGATGGTAGCAGTACGGCAGTTGACGGCTCGGTTACAAACGGGGCAACGTACGTCGTGAGTTTTTCAGCACGGGCACAAAATGGCGATACTGATTCAGCTTTCGTACTTTCTTTTGAAAGAAAGAGCGGGGAGGTCGACCTATTAATTACAGATTCTTTAACGAATGAGTGGCAAACATATCAGAGTGACCCAGTAACTATCTCTGTAGACCCTACTGACCCCCTGGTTGGTTTACTTATAACGCATGCTGGTGCAGGTCGCGCTTATGTCGATAACGTTACATTACGCACCACGAGTGATACGCATTACCTCATTAAAAATTCTTGGCAAACACCATCCGCTTGCTTTGCTCCGGACACTGGGGAACCCTATTTGGGTTGCCAATCATATAGAGTGAGTGACGGTTCGGAACGTTCTGTGTGGGAGTTTGGCGGAGCCTGTCATGATAAGGTCGTTGGCTGTGAAGCCGTCATCGACACGCAAAACACAACGATTGGTGAAGTAGCCCCCTTTGCTAAGACATTTGCTGAGGACAGTGAAACAATCATTACCGTACCTGAAGACTCGCTCGACTATATCGTTAATGACCCAGCCAAAACATGTAAAGTAAGCGCCCAAGGGTGTGAGCTTTTGGGGAAAGCAAACCTTTCTACTGCGTCAGCATCTCCAACCCTTCCGTTGGCCTTAGCGGTTTTGCGATGCCACACACAAAGAAATTCTTGTGTTTCAGATTTGCGCATTAGATTAGTTGCCGCCGGGTATGATAAAGATTTGCTAACAACACCAGGTATTGATGAAAATTTAGTAGCGAAGTTTGACAGTAACGTTTTAGGCGCTAAGGATGCGTTACTCATCTTGCGCAATTCTGTTGGTCTTGGAGATCCAAACATTAGCACCTGGACGACAGGAGCTGTCTTAAATAATCCTGACACCTACGACAGTATTCTTTGTCGAATTGATGAGCTTCAGTGTTCTGCCTTTACTGATAGCGGTGGCTCGACGTATTACTTTAAAGATCCAGGTAGCCAAATTTGTGAATACCGAACTGACAAACCAATCGCTGGTTGGTACGTTAAGGGAACCATAAGTCTGACCCCAGATTGTAACGCTAGTCAGAATGATCCTGACGTTAACATCCACATTGCCGGTGGCACTGCGCCTAGCCCGCAGTCTGGGTTTACTGGTGTGTGTCCGGCGCAGCAAAATAGTTGTCGCGAATTTATTGATCCTCGGTCTGATGGCAGCGCTAACATTCTCTATAACGGTGAGTTCATATTGAAAACTGATGACAAACCAGTTCGGTGGAAGGAAACGGTTCCTGGGGATATAGCTGATGTAGAGGGTGGTGTTAAAATTATGGAGGGTGGTCTTGAGCAAGAGCGGGTGGCACTTCGAACGCGCACCCTGTACGTATTGTCAGCCGAGGTGAAAGCGGTAAATGCCGCCGCTACTAAAACAGCGGGCTATGTCGGTATAGATTGTGGCGTGGGTGAAGTGTTTACTGCTAGTGATATTCCCTATGCCTTTGCCGTGCCACGTTCTACGGAAACCTTCGAACGATTCAGTACACAGTTTTATGTTAGTGGTGACGACCAGGGTGATTGCACCGTTAGTGTTGGTTTGGCGGCAAGTTTGCTTCCTCGAGACAAAAGCGAATTTACCACAAATAGCGGTGTGATTGTTCGTGCCATTAGCTTACGCGAAGCAGGACTACACTATGAATTAGCCAATGGTGTATCGCAAAAAGATTGTGCTGGTACGGTAAACAATGCGAACTGCGTGCTGGTTGGTGTGCAGCAAGACTTCACCCAAAAAGGTATCACCGCCAATTTTGATGCCGATACAAGCCCCACAAGTACGAAAGTGCCAAACAGCGATAGTCGGGGAGAGTATGTATGTATTACCGCCGAGAGCCGCTGTGTTGGAACTGATAGGGCGTGTACTAATGATAGCGACTGTCAGCTGCAAAAAGATGCAACGTTCATTGCTAGCGTGCAGCCAGGTCGCGAGTGTGGTGCATGGCTATCTTGCCGGACGGCCAGAACAGTTGTCAAAGGTGGGGTTACTAATAACGTTTGTCTGGAGGTTGAAGGGTGCCAAGAGCTCGACGACAAGGGGAATTGTATTCGACGAGCCCCAGACGTTATTGATACTGACCTGACCTACACGGCAGCCACCGTCGACCTCTTGCGTAATCGGTCCGGGTATTCAAAGGTCGGCTTTGACTGGACAACGGATCCGTTGAAGAAAAAAGTGATTCAGGGGTATTTAGCGCCAGGGATGATGAGCCAAATTGGTCAGTTAGCCGGGAATTTTAATGGTACCTTTGAGAGCGCTAGCATTGTTGGTGAACCGTTCGGGTGGGTTGGATGGGGGCAAGGCCAGAATATGCTGGTGATTGGTGACCCACTGGCTGCTCAGGATGCAGGCATTAGTTATCCTGCAGAAGGGAAGAATGTACTTGAGGTAAACGCCAATCATGCTGATCCAGACGCCAATCATGCTGATCCAGACGACGATTACGTGCTTAATGATGCTTCAACAAATCTTTCTCGCTTTATTCCCGTTACACCAAACACCGAGTACGTGCTATCTGCTTTGGTGAACACAAGGCAATTCACTGGTGAAAGTAGCGAAGTTCGTGTCTTTGAATACAACGGCATTGCTGAAACTATTCCCAATGCCACGGGTGATAAGTTTTCTGCTCTACTTAACCTTGGTCGTGGGACTGAGTGGACTATTCGCACTGATAAATTTACAACAGCTAGCACTACGAGTTACGTGCGACTGCAACTTTCATGGGTGCCGCAGGCCGGTAAACCAGAGACTTCCGGGTTCTGGTATATTGATGATATTAAATTACAACCAGCACTTGAATATCAGAAAAATGAGTTTTATAACCCTAACGACCTGGCGGGTAGTAGGGTTGCTCCTGACTTTCCACCACTTGCCTATGAGCGAGGTTTAGAAACGCTTGATTATAAGTACGCTTCACAGTCATGCCGGCTTTACCCGCAGGCTGATGCCCTGTCGTGCTCCTACTTTGACGACAATGGATTAAAGCAGCGCGGTAAACTGGGTTATTGTTTGGAGTGGGACACGCAAAATAAGAATTACTGCATCCAGTGGTGGCCGGTGGACAATGTTATTGGTGAAGACAGTGAAGAAGATCGAGCCGGTTACGACGGCCCCGTTCCTTTGTACCAGTGCATTGAAACCTACGACGGCTTCTTACCAGCCACCAGCAATAATTTTTACGGTGTCTATTACAATGGCAAACATTCCTCAATTAAAATAGAGGATCCGTGGGAAAGCTATCAGATAGAAGCAGATAGTACCGTTGTCATCGACCTCTTCAAGAGTGGCTTTGATGGTTTGCCAAATGTGTCATCCGGTGGCATTACTGATAAGCCTGGTACCTGCAACAGAGATGGCGGTGACATCACTGGGTGTGAAATCGCGATTCGTATATTGAAGGCTAGTGATGACGAGGATGAATGTGCCGAGGTGTATGTTGGTAACAAAATGGGACAGGTCGTTAATGGTGACGACAGTGAAGACGGGGATGTAAAAGTGAGAGCGGCAGAAGTGACAAGAGTTACAACCCGCAAGTCAGCCGCCTTTCTTGATTTAGCTGATCTTGGCCCTGAAAATAGTAAACGCAACTATCGGTATCTTAAAATTTCAACTATTGATACTGGTTGCGATCAATCAGAGATTCGGCTTTGGGTCCGTCCTAACTTTGCCTGCACGGCAGTGCTTCGAACAGTGGACGAGGATGGTACTAATAAGGCCTACGCCAGTCGGGTAACGTCTGGAGCTACCTACCCATTTAGTTTTCCAGGCGGTCTAACCTACGGGTATTCAACTGATAGCCCACCATTTGGTTCGGCGGTGCCGCCAGCCCCGGCGGGAGATCCCACGCAATGGGATACCAATACTGAAGCTGGAAAACAGGCACTGTTCGCTATGCCGAAGCAGGTGAATACTAGCAACAAAGAGCTCGCCCGAGCTGGTGGCCCGTATAGCTGTCTTTCGATTGGTTCAGTGCAACCTTTCGTTGCCGAAGGTGAGCCATGGACCTGGGGAGGGACGGTTAGCATTAGGCAGCCAGCATGTGCTTCTTATCTTGGTGTACCTGGAGTAGTCGGGGGTCGTAATGAGGCGGTTAAACTGCTACAAAATTTATTTGTTAAGAGCTACGGGATGTGGGAGTGGAAGAATGAAGCATACACTCCAGCAACTGGTGCTATTTTAACAGTACCGGATGAGCGGTGTAAGAATAATGTTCGACCCGAACCGGATGATCCTGATGCTGCCGATGCTTGCTTTGTGTATCCAGGTATTCCAAAGGCTGTGTTAGACACAACAACCGTTAAGGATGTCGGTGTTGTTGGTATTAGATTCACCGCCGTAGCTGACTCCGACCAGGAGCCTATTGTGCAGTACATAGTAGACTGGAGGGACGGCTCTAAGACTACGCAAACAGGCTTACGACTTTCCAGCCGTTCAGAAATTGCGCAGGCGATTTCGCTCACTCACAATTACTCTTTTGATCAAATCAGTCAGTGCAAAGAAAATGGTGATTGTGGGGATGTTGGCGGTACCGGTACCGATAGCAATCCGTTCACTGTCAAGCCACAGGTGCAAATTCTAGATAACTGGGGATTCTGTAGCGGTAGTACCCTTGGTTCGGGAGACAGCCTGAGCACGGGTGGCTGTACAGGCTCATGGAAAGAGACGGAAAACGAGGTAGAGATTACCAGATAG